The Manis javanica isolate MJ-LG chromosome 6, MJ_LKY, whole genome shotgun sequence genome contains a region encoding:
- the GBX1 gene encoding homeobox protein GBX-1: MQRAGGGGAPGGSGGGSGGGPGTAFSIDSLIGPPPPRSGHLLYTGYPMFMPYRPLVLPQALAPAPLPAGLPPLAPLASFAGRLTNTFCAGLGQAVPSMVALTTALPSFAEPPDAFYGPPELAAAAAAARNNPEPGGRRPEGALEAEELLPAREKVAEPPPPPPSHFSETFPSLPAEGKVYSSDEEKLEAPAGDPAGSEQEEEGSGGDSEDDGFLDSSAGGPGALLGPKPKLKGSLGTGAEEGAPAAAGVTAPGGKSRRRRTAFTSEQLLELEKEFHCKKYLSLTERSQIAHALKLSEVQVKIWFQNRRAKWKRIKAGNVSSRSGEPVRNPKIVVPIPVHVNRFAVRSQHQQMEQGARP; this comes from the exons ATGCAGAGAGCTGGAGGCGGAGGCGCCCCCGGGGGCAGcggtgggggcagtggggggggCCCGGGCACTGCTTTCTCCATCGACTCCCTCATCGGGCCGCCACCGCCTCGCTCTGGCCACTTGCTCTACACCGGCTACCCCATGTTCATGCCCTACCGGCCTCTCGTACTGCCGCAGGCACTGGCCCCCGCGCCACTGCCTGCCGGCCTCCCGCCCCTCGCCCCGCTAGCCTCCTTTGCCGGCCGCCTTACCAACACCTTCTGTGCGGGGCTGGGCCAGGCCGTGCCCTCGATGGTAGCACTGACCACCGCACTGCCCAGTTTCGCGGAGCCGCCCGACGCCTTCTATGGGCCCCCGGAGCTCGCTGCTGCCGCTGCCGCCGCCCGCAACAACCCTGAGCCGGGCGGCCGACGCCCGGAGGGCGCGCTGGAAGCCGAGGAGCTGCTGCCTGCTCGGGAGAAAGTGGCAGAGCCCCCTCCGCCCCCGCCTTCGCACTTCTCAGAGACTTTCCCAAGTCTGCCGG CAGAGGGGAAAGTGTACAGCTCAGATGAGGAGAAGCTGGAGGCACCAGCAGGAGACCCCGCAGGCAGCGAACAGGAGGAGGAGGGCTCAGGCGGTGACAGCGAGGACGACGGTTTCTTGGACAGTTCAGCAGGGGGCCCTGGGGCTCTCCTGGGACCTAAACCGAAGCTTAAGGGAAGCCTGGGGACTGGAGCTGAGGAGGGGGCACCAGCGGCAGCAGGAGTCACAGCTCCTGGGGGCAAAAGCCGAAGGCGACGCACAGCCTTTACCAGCGAGCAGCTTTTGGAATTGGAGAAGGAGTTTCATTGCAAGAAATACCTGAGCTTGACAGAGCGCTCCCAGATCGCCCACGCTCTCAAGCTCAGTGAGGTGCAGGTCAAGATCTGGTTTCAGAACCGGCGGGCCAAGTGGAAGCGCATCAAAGCTGGCAACGTGAGCAGCCGCTCTGGGGAGCCTGTAAGAAACCCGAAGATCGTTGTGCCCATACCTGTGCACGTCAACAGGTTTGCCGTGAGGAGCCAGCACCAACAAATGGAACAGGGCGCCCGGCCCTGA